A window of Candidatus Nitrospira allomarina genomic DNA:
TGGCCATCGTCTCACCCACAAGATGTTCCCACTCCTGTTGGAGTTGAACCTCAGACAGTTTGAGGCCGAGCGGATTACCCTTGGAAAAATCTTGAATAAGACTCTGGATCGACTCAAAATAACTCATCGTGAAAATATTGTACCGTATTGCACGGCGTGATTCATCCGCCTAAGACTGACACGTTGTGTCTACTTGACCCTAGGAAGGGATCATTGACACGAGGCAGGCAATGAAACGAAAAGTGAAAATGACAGCCAAATCATTCCATTCATCAAGATATAATTAGCTATGGTCAAACAAAAAACAGACCCATCCAGTAAAGTCCTCAGCACCAACCGGAAAGCCTTCTATGACTACATGATAGAAGAGAAGGTCGAAGCCGGTATCGTCCTGGTCGGGACCGAAGTCAAAGCCTTACGGGAGGGCCGGCTGAATTTGAAGGAAAGTTACGCCGCCATCATCAATGGCAAAGCCATTCTGCATAACTGCCATATCGGCACCTACAGCCACGGCAATCAAATGAATCACGAGCCGCTACGCGCCAGAACCCTGCTGTTGCATAA
This region includes:
- the smpB gene encoding SsrA-binding protein SmpB, which encodes MVKQKTDPSSKVLSTNRKAFYDYMIEEKVEAGIVLVGTEVKALREGRLNLKESYAAIINGKAILHNCHIGTYSHGNQMNHEPLRARTLLLHKREIERLAEKVKQKGLTLIPLRLYFNDRGRVKLELALGRGKKNYDRRDTIKKREAGREIDRAMKESRS